The Ideonella dechloratans genome includes a window with the following:
- the icmF gene encoding fused isobutyryl-CoA mutase/GTPase IcmF, with the protein MTELTAEFKALANYRPQHKVRFVTAASLFDGHDASINIMRRILQGMGAEVIHLGHNRSVEEIVTAALQEDAQGIAISSYQGGHVEYFKYAVDLLKAQGGEHIQVFGGGGGVIVPAEIRELQAYGVARIYSPEDGQRMGLQGMIGEMVMRCDRELSSLAPRSLDAITGHGPAAWRALAQLITALENHQADPALVAELHQRAAQVKTPVLGITGTGGAGKSSLTDELVRRFRLDQDDALRIAVISIDPSRRKSGGALLGDRIRMNAIGPWSQGPRVYMRSLATRDTGSEISAALPDVLAATKLAGFDLIIVETSGIGQGDAAIVPHVSVPMYVMTPEFGAASQLEKIDMLDFAEFVAINKFDRKGALDALRDVAKQVQRNREAFTESTDAMPVFGTMASRFNDDGVTALYQAIKTRLAGLGLALSEGRLPRVATRHSTHQVPIVPPARTRYLAEIADGVRGYKQTAREQARLAREVQQLRAARQMLLAGAPEATDADRLAALAEAREARLQPEARQLLAQWPDMQKAYAGAEYVVKIRDKEIRTALTHTTLSGNTIRKVALPSYEDHGELLKWLMLENVPGSYPYTAGTFAFKREGEDPTRMFAGEGDAFRTNRRFKLVSEGMPAHRLSTAFDSVTLYGNDPDLRPDIYGKIGNSGVSIATLEDMKVLYDGFDLCCPTTSVSMTINGPAPTILAMFMNTAIDQQLAKFKADNGREPTPTEAEKIREWVLANVRGTVQADILKEDQGQNTCIFSTEFSLKVMGDIAEYFVHHDVRNFYSVSISGYHIAEAGANPISQLAFTLANGFTYVEAYLARGMHIDDFAPNLSFFFSNGMDPEYTVLGRVARRIWAVAMKEKYGANERSQKLKYHIQTSGRSLHAQEIQFNDIRTTLQALIAIYDNCNSLHTNAFDEAITTPTEDSVRRAMAIQLIINREWGLAKNENPSQGAFIIDELTELVEEAVLAEFEKIAERGGVLGAMETGYQRSKIQEESMHYEMLKHTGEYPIIGVNTFRNPKGDPVPEHIELARSTEEEKQSQLQRLADFHARHADEAPAMLARLQQAVMDNTNVFSVLMDAVRCCSLGQITSALFEVGGQYRRSM; encoded by the coding sequence ATGACCGAGCTGACCGCCGAGTTCAAGGCCCTGGCCAACTACCGCCCGCAGCACAAGGTGCGTTTCGTCACCGCGGCGTCGCTGTTCGATGGCCATGACGCGTCCATCAACATCATGCGGCGCATCCTGCAGGGCATGGGCGCCGAGGTGATCCACCTGGGTCACAACCGCTCGGTGGAGGAGATCGTCACCGCCGCGCTGCAGGAAGACGCCCAGGGCATCGCCATCAGCTCCTACCAGGGCGGCCACGTCGAGTACTTCAAGTACGCGGTGGACCTGCTCAAGGCCCAGGGCGGCGAGCACATCCAGGTCTTCGGCGGCGGCGGCGGCGTGATCGTGCCGGCCGAGATCCGCGAACTGCAGGCCTATGGCGTGGCCCGCATCTACAGCCCCGAGGACGGCCAGCGCATGGGCCTGCAGGGCATGATCGGCGAGATGGTGATGCGCTGCGACCGGGAGCTGTCCTCCCTGGCCCCGCGCTCCCTGGACGCCATCACCGGCCACGGCCCGGCCGCCTGGCGCGCCCTGGCCCAGCTCATCACCGCGCTGGAGAACCACCAGGCCGACCCAGCCCTGGTGGCCGAGCTGCACCAGCGCGCCGCCCAGGTGAAGACGCCCGTGCTGGGCATCACCGGCACCGGCGGCGCCGGCAAGTCCAGCCTGACCGACGAGCTGGTGCGCCGTTTCCGCCTGGACCAGGACGATGCGCTGCGCATCGCCGTCATCAGCATCGACCCCTCGCGCCGCAAGAGCGGCGGCGCCCTGCTGGGCGACCGCATCCGCATGAACGCGATCGGCCCCTGGTCCCAGGGCCCGCGCGTCTATATGCGTAGCCTGGCCACCCGCGACACCGGCAGCGAGATCTCGGCGGCCCTGCCCGACGTGCTGGCCGCCACCAAGCTGGCCGGTTTTGACCTGATCATCGTCGAAACCTCCGGCATCGGCCAGGGTGACGCCGCCATCGTGCCGCATGTGAGCGTGCCGATGTACGTCATGACGCCCGAGTTCGGCGCCGCCAGCCAGCTCGAGAAGATCGACATGCTGGACTTTGCCGAGTTCGTGGCGATCAACAAGTTCGACCGCAAGGGCGCGCTGGACGCGCTGCGCGACGTGGCCAAGCAGGTGCAGCGCAACCGCGAGGCCTTCACCGAATCGACCGACGCCATGCCCGTCTTCGGCACCATGGCCAGCCGCTTCAACGACGACGGCGTGACCGCGCTGTACCAGGCGATCAAGACCCGACTGGCCGGCCTGGGCCTGGCGCTGAGCGAGGGCCGCCTGCCCCGCGTGGCCACCCGCCACAGCACCCACCAGGTGCCCATCGTGCCGCCGGCACGCACCCGCTACCTGGCCGAGATCGCCGACGGCGTGCGCGGCTACAAGCAGACCGCCCGCGAGCAGGCCCGCCTGGCCCGCGAGGTGCAGCAGCTGCGCGCCGCCCGCCAGATGCTGCTGGCCGGCGCCCCCGAGGCCACCGACGCCGACCGCCTGGCCGCCCTGGCCGAGGCGCGCGAAGCCCGCCTGCAGCCCGAGGCCCGCCAGCTGCTGGCCCAGTGGCCGGACATGCAGAAGGCCTATGCCGGCGCCGAGTACGTGGTGAAGATCCGCGACAAGGAGATCCGCACCGCGCTGACCCACACCACGCTGTCGGGCAACACCATCCGCAAGGTGGCCCTGCCCAGCTACGAGGACCACGGCGAGCTGCTGAAGTGGCTGATGCTGGAGAACGTGCCGGGCAGCTACCCCTACACCGCCGGCACCTTCGCCTTCAAGCGCGAGGGTGAGGACCCGACCCGCATGTTCGCCGGCGAGGGCGACGCCTTCCGCACCAACCGCCGCTTCAAGCTGGTCAGCGAGGGCATGCCCGCGCACCGCCTGTCCACCGCCTTCGACTCGGTCACCCTCTACGGCAACGACCCGGACCTGCGGCCCGACATCTACGGCAAGATCGGCAACTCCGGCGTCAGCATCGCCACGCTGGAGGACATGAAGGTGCTGTACGACGGCTTCGACCTGTGCTGCCCGACCACCTCGGTGTCGATGACCATCAACGGCCCGGCGCCCACCATCCTGGCGATGTTCATGAACACCGCCATCGACCAGCAGCTGGCCAAGTTCAAGGCCGACAACGGCCGCGAACCCACGCCCACCGAGGCCGAGAAGATCCGCGAATGGGTGCTGGCCAATGTGCGCGGCACCGTGCAGGCCGACATCCTGAAGGAAGACCAGGGCCAGAACACCTGCATCTTCTCGACCGAGTTCAGCCTGAAGGTGATGGGCGACATCGCCGAGTACTTCGTGCACCACGATGTGCGCAATTTCTACTCGGTGTCGATCAGCGGCTACCACATCGCCGAGGCCGGGGCCAACCCGATCAGCCAGCTGGCCTTCACGCTGGCCAACGGCTTCACCTATGTCGAGGCCTACCTCGCCCGCGGCATGCACATCGACGACTTCGCGCCCAACCTGAGCTTCTTCTTCAGCAACGGCATGGACCCGGAGTACACCGTGCTGGGCCGCGTCGCCCGCCGCATCTGGGCGGTGGCGATGAAGGAGAAGTACGGCGCCAACGAGCGCAGCCAGAAGCTCAAGTACCACATCCAGACCAGCGGCCGCAGCCTGCACGCGCAGGAGATCCAGTTCAACGACATCCGCACCACGCTGCAGGCCCTGATCGCCATCTACGACAACTGCAACTCGCTGCACACCAACGCCTTCGACGAGGCCATCACCACGCCGACCGAGGACAGCGTGCGCCGCGCCATGGCCATCCAGCTGATCATCAACCGCGAGTGGGGGCTGGCCAAGAACGAGAACCCCAGCCAGGGCGCCTTCATCATCGACGAGCTGACCGAGCTGGTGGAAGAGGCCGTGCTGGCCGAGTTCGAGAAGATCGCCGAGCGCGGCGGCGTGCTGGGCGCCATGGAGACGGGCTACCAGCGCAGCAAGATCCAGGAAGAGAGCATGCACTACGAGATGCTCAAGCACACCGGCGAGTACCCCATCATCGGCGTCAACACCTTCCGCAACCCCAAGGGGGACCCGGTGCCCGAGCACATCGAGCTGGCCCGCTCCACCGAGGAGGAGAAGCAATCCCAGCTGCAGCGTCTGGCCGACTTCCATGCCCGCCACGCCGACGAGGCCCCGGCCATGCTGGCCCGGCTGCAGCAGGCGGTGATGGACAACACCAACGTCTTCAGCGTGCTGATGGATGCGGTGCGCTGCTGCTCCCTGGGCCAGATCACCTCGGCGCTGTTCGAGGTCGGAGGACAGTACCGGCGCAGCATGTAA